Genomic window (Oncorhynchus masou masou isolate Uvic2021 chromosome 9, UVic_Omas_1.1, whole genome shotgun sequence):
tgtttgtcttgtgtttgtcttgtcttgtgtttgtcttgtcttgtcttgtgtttgtcttgtcttgtgtttgtcttgtcttgtgtttgtcttgtcttgtgtttgtcttgtgtttgtcttgtcttgtgtttgtcttttgtttgtcttgtcttgtgtttgtcttttgtttgtcttgtcttgtgtttgtcttgtgtttgtcttgtcatgtcttgtgtttgtcttgtcttgtcttgtttttgtcttgtcttgtcttgtgtttgtcttgtcttgtgtttgtcttgtgtttgtcttgtcatgtcttgtgtttgtcttgtgtttgtcttgtcatgtcttgtgtttgtcttgtgtttgtcttgtcttttgtttgtcttgtcttgtgtttgtcttgtcttgtgtttgtcttgtgtttgtcttgtcatgtcttttgtttgtcttgtgtttgtcttgtgtttgtcttgtcttgtgtttgtcttgtgtttgtcttgtcatgtcttgtgtttgtcttgtgtttgtcttgtcatgtcttgtgtttgtcttgtcttttgtttgtcttgtcttgtgtttgtcttgtgtttgtcttgtgtttgtcttgtgtttgtcttgtcttgtgtttgtcttgtgtttgtcttgtcatgtcttgtgtttgtcttgtcttgtcttgtcttgtgtttgtcttgtcttgtgtttgtcttgtgtttgtcttgtcttgtgtttgtcttttgtttgtcttgtcttgtgtttgtcttgtgtttgtcttgtcatgtcttgtgtttgtcttgtcatgtcttgtgtttgtcttgtcatgtcttgtgtttgtcttgtcatgtcttgtgtttgtcttgtcatgtcttgtgtttgtcttgtcttgtcttgtgtttgtcttgtcttgtgtttgtcttgtgtttgtcttgtgtttgtcttgtcttgtgtttgtcttgtgtttgtcttgtcttgtgtttgtcttgtgtttgtcttgtcatgtcttgtgtttgtcttgtcatgtcttgtgtttgtcttgtcatgtcttgtgtttgtcttgtcatgtcttgtgtttgtcttgtgtttgtcttgtcatgtcttgtgtttgtcttgtcacgtcttgtgtttgtcttgtgtttgtcttgtcatgtcttgtgtttgtcttgtcttgtcttgtgtttgtcttgtgtttgtcttgtgtttgtcttgtcatgtcttgtgtttgtcttgtcatgtcttgtgtttgtcttgtcatgtcttgtgtttgtcttgtgtttgtcttgtgtttgtcttgtatttgtcttgtgtttgtcttttgtttgtcttgtcttgtgtttgtcttgtgtttgtcttgtgtttgtcttgtcatgtcttgtgtttgtcttgtcatgtcttgtgtttgtcttgtcatgtcttgtgtttgtcttgtgtttgtcttgtcatgtcttgtgtttgtcttgtgtttgtcttgtgtttgtcttgtatttgtcttgtgtttgtcttgtcttgtgtttgtcttgtcttgtgtttgtcttgtgtttgtcttgtgtttgtcttgtgtttgtcttgtgtttgtcttgtgtttgtcttgtgtttgtcttgtgtttgtcttgtgtttgtcttgtgtttgtcttgtcacgtcttgtgtttgtcttgtgtttgtcttgtcacgtcttgtgtttgtcttgtgtttgtcttgtcacgtcttgtgtttgtcttgtcttgtcttgtgtttgtcttgtgtttgtcttgtgtttgtcttgtgtttgtcttgtgtttgtcttgtcatgtcttgtgtttgtcttgtcatgtcttgtgtttgtcttgtcatgtcttgtgtttgtcttgtgtttgtcttttgtttgtcttgtcttgtgtttgtcttgtcatgtcttgtgtttgtcttgtcatgtcttgtgtttgtcttgtcatgtcttgtgtttgtcttgtcatgtcttgtgtttgtcttgtgtttgtcttttgtttgtcttgtcttgtgtttgtcttgtcatgtcttgtgtttgtcttgtcatgtcttgtgtttgtcttgtcatgtcttgtgtttgtcttgtcatgtcttgtgtttgtcttgtcatgtcttgtgtttgtcttgtcatgtcttgtgtttgtcttgtcatgtcttgtgtttgtcttgtcatgtcttgtgtttgtcttgtgtttgtcttgtgtttgtcttgtgtttgtcttgtgtttgtcttgtgtttgtcttgtgtttgtcttgtgtttgtcttgtgtttgtcttgtgtttgtcttgtcttgtgtttgtcttgtgtttgtcttgtgtttgtcttgtgtttgtcttgtgtttgtcttgtgtttgtcttgtgtttgtcttgtgtttgtcttgtgtttgtcttgtgtttgtcttgtgtttgtcttgtgtttgtcttgtgtttgtcttgtgtttgtcttgtgtttgtcttgtgtttgtcttgtcttgtcttgtgtttgtcttgtgtttgtcttgtgtttgtcttgtgtttgtcttgtgtttgtcttgtgtttgtcttgtgtttgtcttgtgtttgtcttgtgtttgtcttgtgtttgtcttgtgtttgtcttgtgtttgtcttgtgtttgtcttgtgtttgtcttgtgtttgtcttgtgtttgtcttgtgtttgtcttgtgtttgtcttgtgtttgtcttgtgtttgtcttgtgttcgTCTTGTGTtcgtcttgtgtttgtcttgtgtttgtcttgtcttgtgtttgtcttgtcttgtgtttgtcttgtgtttgtcttgtcttgtgtttgtcttgtgtttgtcttgtcatgtcttgtgtttgtcttgtcatgtcttgtgtttgtcttgtcatgtcttgtgtttgtcttgtcatgtcttgtgtttgtcttttgtttgtcttgtcttgtgtttgtcttgtgtttgtcttgtcttgtgtttgtcttgtgtttgtcttgtcttgtgtttgtcttgtcttgtgtttgtcttgtcttgtgtttgtcttgtcttgtgtttgtcttgtcttgtgtttgtcttgtcttgtgtttgtcttgtcttgtgtttgtcttgtcttgtgtttgtcttgtcttgtgtttgtcttgtgtttgtcttgtcttgtgtttgtcttttgtttgtcttgtcttgtgtttgtcttttgtttgtcttgtcttgtcatgtcttgtcatgtcttgtgtttgtcttgtctttgtcttgtgtttgtcttgtgtttgtcttgtgtttgtcttgtgtttgtcttgtgtttgtcttgtgtttgtcttgtgtttgtcttgtgtttgtcttgtgtttgtcatGTGTTTGtcatgtgtttgtcttgtgtttgtcttgtgtttgtcttgtgtttgtcttgtgtttgtcttgtgtttgtcttgtgtttgtcttgtgtttgtcttgtgtttgtcttgtgtttgtcttgtgtttgtcttgtgtttgtcttgtcttgtgtttgtcttgtcttgtgtttgtcttgtcttgtgtttgtcttgtcttgtgtttgtcttgtcttgtgtttgtcttgtcttgtgtttgtcttgtcttgtgtttgtcttgtcttgtgtttgtcttgtcttgtgtttgtcttgtcttgtgtttgtcttgtgtttgtcttgtcttgtgtttgtcttttgtttgtcttgtcttgtgtttgtcttttgtttgtcttgtcttgtcatgtcttgtcatgtcttgtgtttgtcttgtgtttgtcttgtgtttgtcttgtgtttgtcttgtgtttgtcttgtgtttgtcttgtgtttgtcttgtgtttgtcttgtgtttgtcttgtgtttgtcttgtgtttgtcatGTGTTTGtcatgtgtttgtcttgtgtttgtcttgtgtttgtcttgtgtttgtcttgtgtttgtcttgtgtttgtcttgtgtttgtcttgtgtttgtcttgtgtttgtcttgtgtttgtcttgtgtttgtcttgtgtttgtcttgtgtttgtcttgtcttgtgtttgtcttgtcttgtgtttgtcttgtgtttgtcttgtcttgtgtttgtcttgtgtttgtcttgtcttgtcttgtgtttgtcttttgtttgtcttgtcttgtgtttgtcttgtgtttgtcttttgtttgtcttgtctttgtcttgtcttgtgtttgtcttgtgtttgtcttgtcatgtcttgtgtttgtcttgtgtttgtcttgtcatgtcttgtgtttgtcttgtcttgtcttgtgtttgtcttgtcttgtgtttgtcttgtgtttatcttgtcatgtcttgtgtttgtcttgtcttttgtttgtcttgtcttgtgtttgtcttgtcttgtgtttgtcttgtcttgtgtttgtcttgtcttgtgtttgtcttgtgtttgtcttgtcttgtgtttgtcttgtcatgtcttttgtttgtcttgtcttgtgtttgtcttgtgtttgtcttgtcttgtgtttgtcttgtgtttgtcttgtgtttgtcttgtgtttgtcttgtcatgtcttgtgtttgtcttgtgtttgtcttgtcatgtcttgtgtttgtcttgtgtttgtcttgtcatgtcttgtgtttgtcttgtcttttgtttgtcttgtcttgtgtttgtcttgtgtttgtcttgtcatgtcttttgtttgtcttgtcttgtgtttgtcttgtcttgtgtttgtcttgtgtttgtcttgtcatgtcttttgtttgtcttgtcttgtgtttgtcttgtgtttgtcttgtcttgtgtttgtcttgtgtttgtcttgtcatgtcttgtgtttgtcttgtgtttgtcttgtcatgtcttgtgtttgtcttgtcttttgtttgtcttgtcttgtgtttgtcttgtgtttgtcttgtcttgtgtttgtcttgtgtttgtcttgtcatgtcttttgtttgtcttgtcttgtgtttgtcttgtgtttgtcatgtcttgtcatgtcttgtgtttgtcttgtcttgtcttgtcttgtgtttgtcttgtcttgtgtttgtcttgtgtttgtcttgtcttttgtttgtcttgtcttgtgtttgtcttgtcttttgtttgtcttgtcttgtgtttgtcttgtcttttgtttgtcttgtgtttgtcttgtgtttgtcttgtgtttgtctcgtcttgtcttgtgtttgtctcgtcatgtcttgtgtttgtctcgTCATGTCTTTTGTTTGTCTCgtcatgtcttgtgtttgtctcgTCATGTCTtatcttgtcttgtgtttgtcttgtgtttgtcttgtcttgtcttgtcttgtgtttgtcttgtcttgtcttgtcttgtgtttgtcttgtgtttgtcttgtgtttgtcttgtgtttgtcttgtcatgtcttgtgtttgtcttgtcttgtcttgtgttgtgtttgtcttgtcttgtgtttgtcttgtgtttgtcttgtcttgtgtttgtcttttgtttgtcttgtcttgtgtttgtcttgtgtttgtctcgtcatgtcttgtgtttgtctcgTCATGTCTtatcttgtcttgtgtttgtcttgtgtttgtcttgtcttgtcttgtgtttgtcttgtcttgtgtttgtcttgtgtttgtcttgtcttgtgtttgtcttgtgtttgtcttgtcatgtcttgtgtttgtcttgtcttgtgtttgtc
Coding sequences:
- the LOC135545218 gene encoding repetitive organellar protein-like — its product is NTRQTQDKTNTRQDKHKTNTRRTQDEHKTNTRQTQDKHKTNTRQTQDKHKTNTRQTQDKHKTNTRQTQDKHKTNTRQTQDKHKTNTRQTQDKHKTNTRQTQDKTRQTQDKHKTNTRQTQDKHKTNTRQTQDKHKTNTRQTQDKHKTNTRQTQDKHKTNTRQTQDKTNTRQTQDKHKTNTRQTQDKHKTNTRQTQDKHKTN